One Dreissena polymorpha isolate Duluth1 chromosome 9, UMN_Dpol_1.0, whole genome shotgun sequence genomic window carries:
- the LOC127845986 gene encoding zinc finger protein ehn-3-like: MASHQEQSDLDRIRAELEHVKLENARLELENEVSCDRPLETAAPDHSSMRRQVPTVVGCNVQTQTDEPRVNKCDVCDITFGNQAMMFVHKGCHCVDTPMKCNVCGETCHDSMGFYIHITMEHIAK; this comes from the coding sequence ATGGCTTCACATCAAGAACAAAGTGACTTGGATAGGATAAGAGCCGAACTTGAGCATGTCAAGCTAGAAAATGCTAGACTAGAACTTGAAAACGAGGTCAGCTGTGATCGCCCACTTGAAACTGCCGCTCCAGACCATAGTTCGATGAGAAGACAGGTCCCCACCGTGGTTGGCTGTAACGTACAGACCCAGACAGACGAACCTAGGGTAAACAAATGCGATGTGTGCGATATCACATTCGGCAACCAGGCCATGATGTTCGTACACAAGGGTTGCCATTGTGTCGACACTCCTATGAAATGTAATGTCTGCGGTGAAACATGCCATGACTCGATGGGTTTCTATATCCACATAACCATGGAGCATATTGCCAAATGA